The nucleotide sequence CTCCATTGCTTGGTCTTTGGACAATACATAGGAAGCTGGAGGCTTAACTAGCTTTCCATTAACAAATTGAATCCTCAACTTAGGACGCTTGCAATACAACTCCAAATCTTGCCTTGCTTTCACATTATCTTTAGTCTTCCCTTTTACATCCATACAAGTGTAAAATATATTGAGAAACACATTCCGAACAATATGCATGACATCTAAATTATGTCGAATAAGTAGTGTATGCCAATAGGGCAACTCCCAAAATATGCTCCTTTTCACCCAATTATGATCTTTACCGAATCCAGGAATGGTGTGCTTAGGAGCTTTCAAACCAAAAGTTATATTAGGCAAAGCAGAGATCCTATTTTTCAACTCCTCACCAGACAGTCGACGAGGTGGGGGGTCTGTCTCTATTCTACCATTGAAGAAACTATCAACTTGGTATCTGTATGCATGGTCCATGGGCAAGAATTGACGATGGCAGTCAAAAAAAGAAGTCTTCCCACCATGTTGTAGTGTAAATGTTtttgagttctccatacaatacGGGCAGGCCAACTTTCCATGCGTACTCCATCCTGAAAGCATGCcatatgcaggaaaatcatTGATAGTCCATAATAAAACTGCCTTCATTTGAAAATTCTCTTTTCTAAAGATGTCATAAGTGGTGACCCCTACTTCCCATAATATTTTAAGTTCATCAATCAAAGGCCTAAGCAAGACATCAATACTTTTGCCAGGGCTCTTAGGTCCAGAAATGACTAAACTTAGAAAAATGTAGGGTCGTTTCATACATATTGATGGTGGAAGATTGTAAACTGTTACGAAAACTGGCCAACAAGAATAAGGACGAGCTGATTGGCTAAAGGGGTTAAATCCATCCGTACATAACCCAAGTCTAACATTACGAGGCTCGGTAGAAAAGGATGGATGAATGCGGTCAAAGTGCTTCCAAGCCTCCCCACAAGCAGGATGCACCATCTCATCTGAATCACCTCCCTTCACATGCCATGACATGAGTTCAGCCGTTCTGCTTGACATAAAAAGCCTCTGAAGTCTTGGTGTTATTGGAAGATATCGCAACCTTCTATAAGGAACATCTTTTCTTCTACCACCACCATCATTTCTTCTGAGTTTATAACGAGGATGACCACAAATAGTACACTCAATCAAATTCTCTGTTTCCTTATAGAATAGCATACAATTATTCTCACAAACATCAATACTTGTATACTCCAACCCCAACTTCCGAAGCATCTTCTTTGATTGATAGAAATCAGAGGGCAGCTTCTCACTTTCCGGCAACATATTCttcactattttcatgattcgaTCATAGCAAGATATACTCATATTAAATTCAGACTTGCAATTTAATAATTGACTAATAGCAGATAACTTAGAGTGTTTTTTACACCCTTCCCACAAAGGTACTTCTGCATCTttcaacaaagaataaaaatctgcagcatCCTTGTTTGGCTCTTCCTCATGATTAACTTCAAATGCACTTCTCAAATGAAGTTCCTCTTCTGGACCCATAGCTTCCATCACCATGGTTCTATATTGCTGACCATGTTCACAACCAACATCCATTGATGTGGATGCTTCTACTGCACTTGTACTTACAGGAGCAACTGCACCAAGTAACTCCCCATGTGCAAACCATGTTGAATATCTCGGTGTAAACCCCTTTCTCAACAGATGAACATTGACCGTATCATGGTTAAGAAATTTCTGGTTGTCACATCTTATACAAGGGCATCTAATCTTATCACCACTACAATACTCTAACTGAGTAAATGCAAACTCAAGGAACCCTTTAACTCCATCACAGAACTCAGCTCTTATATAACCATTTTCACTAAGTCGGTGGTACATCCAATTACGATCAACTGACATAGTtcctctaaaaatcaaaaaaataaaacaacataagaaagcctagaaaatattagagagatgataaaaaaagaaaacaacataAGAAAAACCGAACCATTAAAAACACGAAAGGCAAGATCGtaaaaaatgtaaaagaaacaaaaactggTATGATATTTATGAAGATGAGAAGTTATCATAAGCATGACAAAAATAAGTCATTCAATCTTGTCCCAGCATCATTGACATTAAGAAGGCATTCAATCTTTACAAAAAGCTGAACATAAGGAATTAACCTTTACAAGTTATCTGTTCATTCATCTAATACCAGCaatattcaaaaagcatttaatctttacaaagacaaggaatacaagtcaaatcatccaaatttacaTATGGAATACTATCTGCTTCACATAGAACAAATGTGAATATACATGATCGCCTCTGATGCTAGGAAAGCATGGTACTTCTTAGCAAGCTTTTTGACCAGCTTCTTGATTGCACACTGGAAATAACTcacaaccatgaagcaacaccacTTTCCACCACTTTCCATTATTCCTTGCAGATGAACAATGATTGTAAAAATGAATAACATGACgaaaaaattaaaatccatgaaCTTTACATAATCCCAACCCATCAACCCTCAAAATTACAACAATAATCAGTGAAGCAGTCTAAATATATGCAAACCATTGGTAGGACTAACAAATGTGTCAGAATAAAAATGCATAATATTAAGGAGCTCCTCAAGTACAACATTATTTTTGTCTATTTTAGCAACAGTAAATTCGACACAGTGCCCGTATCATGATTTACCCAACCAAGTGATGTGTCCAAGTATCATAATAAAAGCAGCTACTCAGATATATTAAAGTTTCTTTCGtctattttagcaaaaaaaaaaaaatccctcctctctttctctgtctcccgtctccacccaaaacaaaaccacTGTCCCCACTCCCCACTCTCCCACTGTTCCGAGCTGTCTCGCTGCCccaccacctctctctctctctctctctttctctctccgggCTTGGGCAAAATCTACCGGGATcgagcttgaagaggaggaggaggaggagaaaactcTTACCGGTGACTGTGAGTCGGTGACCGGAGCCGCGGAGGTTGCCGTCCGGGGGAGAAGGACGTGAAGAGCCGCCGGCCGGTCGTTGAAGAGGCGACGACACCGAGAGGAGGCGGCTAtcaggctctcagcgagggaaaagggggggcgggggcggcggcggcggcggctctcagcgagggaggggggccggcggcggcggctctcagcgagggaggggaggcagcggcggctctcagcgagggagggggggtgcggcggcggctctcagcgagggggtgcggcggcggctctcagcgagggagggcggcgacggctctcagcgagggagggcggcgacggctctcagcgagggaggggggccggcggcggcggctctcagcgagggaggggaggcagcggcggctctcagcgagggaggggggggggtgcggcggcggctctcagcgagggagggggggcagcggcggctctcagcgagggagggggggtgcggcggcggctctcagcgagggggtgcggcgacggctctcagcgagggagggcggcgacggctctcagcgagggagggggggcgagggagtggggggggggggggcggcggctgctctcagcgagggacgggaagggaagggaagggaaaggtTAGGGTTTTGGTATTTAAGTCGGTTTGCAAGCCAAATTGTATATAGGCTGATTTGGGCTAAATCGTGATTTGGGCTAAATCGAtttgcaagccaaatttcatatcaattttttttttatttataaggcTGATTGGATGGGACTTGCAaggcaaaaatatttttgaactataaagtatggtaaaaaaattctataaagCAGGAAACTTgcaataggggtgcaaatgggtcatggCCGACACCATGAGATTTTaaaatgagaagaagaaatttgaGTTTTATAGAGAGCGATTGGAATTTGGATTATCGAAGAAATTTGGGCGGAACGGCGGGcacacttagtttcattttggatattcctccttttattttttcttttaatttaggtttactcaaaaataatatttttaatatttttggaattaaaaattaaatttggtgacagaaatttttgtcaataatctgttactgccaaaaataatcttttaaaaatttataaatactagGGTTACTATATTTGTGACGGCTGCATTTGTCACTGTCTGGTTGCAATTTTGGTTATCATATTGCTGACAGATACCCCGTCACTATGATGGTCACTAAGGTTTGGCGCCCATCCTACCCGCGCATTCTGTGACCGGTCTGTCACTAAACGGTCACTAAGTTTACACCAGggtgaccaaatttctgtcggtcactaatccgtcacaaatagtaactgataacggtccgtcactaatttcccgtcactatacgcgtgttttctggtagtgatcGAGAGCTGTGTACAGAGACATGTACAGACTCAATGATGCTGGACTTGGGTCCCAAATAATTATTGCATCCTTTTACATACTTGGGAGTCAGAACTCCCTATCTGGGAAGAGAATGGGAGCAATTAGAGACCAGATGTAGAGAGCTGCTGTGGCCCACCCAGTCACAATCCTGACCCACACAGAGGGCCAGCGACTCATGCTGAAACCAATGAATGATGATTCCACGAGTCCTTCTTCCCCAGTCCGCGGAAACCTTTCATCATAGGAGATAGAACACAAGGGCTTTCCTCGAGAGGGGGGAGTCAAAAAATATGGGTTCTTTAAAAAGGTAAGGAGTTCGGTCCCGCcacgaaggaaaaaaaaagtactcgaaaaagaaagtccttctTCGACCACCCAACATCAACAAGCTTACCACTTTCACCAACGGACGTGGACCAGCCAGTAAGAAGCATAGCCGAGTACATGCTGGCAAGGGAGAAAATGAGGTGGAAGAAGGAATATGAATAGGAGACAGGCTTAGCCTCATCCTTCTTCCTGTCTTCCTGCTCCTCTACCTtgtcaaaaggaagcaaaggcctctCAGAACCTACACCAGGTGGAACACAGGAAACATCGAGCACATGTCAAAGGCCATCTAGAAAACTGAAGTCAATCAGTGAAGTAGGTTTACAAATCAAAGATTGAATACAGACTGGCACATACACTAACCTCGATCATTACATGAATCACCTTCATTTACCACAACAGTACCATGTAAACCATATAAGAATTTGAAAACCACCAGGCACCGCTTGCACTTTTCAAGAACATATAGATTAACTAAATTTTAAATGTTTCGGAGCAGCGAAATTAAAATATTGACTTCAAAATCCAATTGAATATTTTTCAACATCTATGACACCCTAAAGTTTCTTCAGAAAGAGTGGCACAGATCTATTCCAAATATTTGAGCTTAAGCTACCCATTCAAATATACCAAAATGTGCAGTAATATGatgtgaaaaaaatgaaaagaaaagccaTTCAAAATATCAAATGGGAAAAAACATCAAGAAAATTTGATCAACCCTTATTCACATGGCATTTAGTCAATACTCGTACATAAATATGACTAGCGAAAAGTATAAAATAGCATTAATAGCATCACTAGGATGCTTATTCATGGCGACC is from Phoenix dactylifera cultivar Barhee BC4 chromosome 6, palm_55x_up_171113_PBpolish2nd_filt_p, whole genome shotgun sequence and encodes:
- the LOC120111038 gene encoding uncharacterized protein LOC120111038; protein product: MSVDRNWMYHRLSENGYIRAEFCDGVKGFLEFAFTQLEYCSGDKIRCPCIRCDNQKFLNHDTVNVHLLRKGFTPRYSTWFAHGELLGAVAPVSTSAVEASTSMDVGCEHGQQYRTMVMEAMGPEEELHLRSAFEVNHEEEPNKDAADFYSLLKDAEVPLWEGCKKHSKLSAISQLLNCKSEFNMSISCYDRIMKIVKNMLPESEKLPSDFYQSKKMLRKLGLEYTSIDVCENNCMLFYKETENLIECTICGHPRYKLRRNDGGGRRKDVPYRRLRYLPITPRLQRLFMSSRTAELMSWHVKGGDSDEMVHPACGEAWKHFDRIHPSFSTEPRNVRLGLCTDGFNPFSQSARPYSCWPVFVTVYNLPPSICMKRPYIFLSLVISGPKSPGKSIDVLLRPLIDELKILWEVGVTTYDIFRKENFQMKAVLLWTINDFPAYGMLSGWSTHGKLACPYCMENSKTFTLQHGGKTSFFDCHRQFLPMDHAYRYQVDSFFNGRIETDPPPRRLSGEELKNRISALPNITFGLKAPKHTIPGFGKDHNWVKRSIFWELPYWHTLLIRHNLDVMHIVRNVFLNIFYTCMDVKGKTKDNVKARQDLELYCKRPKLRIQFVNGKLVKPPASYVLSKDQAMEVCEWVKGLRLPDGYASNISKCVNLDDYKFYGLKSHDCHVFMLRLLPIAFREVLPAPVWDALTELSCYFRDLCSTTLRVQDMEVLEKNIVVTLCKLEKIFSPAFFDSMEHLPVHLAYEAKVGGPVQYRWMYPFERLMHDIKQKVKNRASIEGSIVEAYIIEEISTFCSHYFEPSIQTRLNQVPRNEDEGEFDLVDRLSIFTHQGRPFGKPSARHLTTQEFNAAELYVLLNCVEVQPFGK